In Leifsonia sp. PS1209, the genomic stretch GCATCCGGCGGGCGTCGTCCGGCGTCGCGATCGGCCGGCCGAGGTCTTCGACCACGGCGCGGATCTTGCGGACCTGCTGGGCGTTGCTCGTCGCGAGCTCTCCCTTGCCGATCCACAGGCTGTCCTCCAGTCCCACCCGGACGTGCCCGCCGAGCCAGGCGCTGTGGGTGCCGAACTGCAGCTGTGCGCGCCCGGCCGCGAAGGCCGAGAAGGCGTATTCGTCGCCGAAGAGTTTGTCGGCGATGGCCACCATGTGGGTCAGGTTCGCGTGGTCGGCGCCGATGCCGCCCAGGATGCCGAAGACGCCCTGGATGAGGAACGGAGGCTTCACGAGCCCGCGGTCGGCGAAGTATGCCAGCGTGTAGAGGTGCCCGATGTCGTAGCACTCGTACTCGAACCGGGTCCCGAGCTTCTCACCGAGCTCGCGCAGGGTGTACTCGATGCGGTCGAAGGAGTTGATGAACGGCTGGGAGTACGTGTTCAGCACGTACTGCCGCTCCCACTCGTGCTTCCACTCCGTCACCTTGTCCGCGATCCCGGAGTACACGAAGTTCATCGAGCCCATGTTGAGGGATGCCAGCTCCGGGGCGAATCGCAGGGCCCCGGCCAGGCGCTCCTGCATCGACATCGCCGACGAGCCGCCGGTGGTGATGTTGATCACCGCGTCCGTCTGCTCCAGGATGCGCGGCACGATCTGCTCGTACACCTCGGCCTCCCAGGCAGGGCGGCCATCCGGGTGGCGGGCGTGGAGGTGGATGATGGCCGACCCGGCTGCCACCGCCTCCAGCGCCGACGCAACCACCTGGTCGGCGGAGAGGGGCAGGTGATCGCTCTGCGACGGCACGTTCACCGAACCGGTGACGGCCGTGCTGATGATCACCTTCTCTGCCGCCTTCACCGGTTGCTCGCCTCGAGGCCGAGCAGGAACGCCGTGTTGCGGCAGATCATCTGCCGGATGTCCTGCTCCTTCACCCCGTGGTCGAGCAGCTGCTGCACCACATACAGGTAGCCGTCGACCGGGAGCGGGTTGCCCTTCTGGCCGAGGTCGGAGTCGATCACCGTGTGCTCGGGTCCGACCTTCTCGATCCAGTCGACGAGCTGGGAGATCGGGAAACCGGGGGCGGGGACGCCCGGGTGGTACATCGACAACTCGTGCTCCACGAAGGCGCCCAGGCCGATCATCTCCTCCACATCGTTGTCCGATGCGTTGACGATGAAGTCCGGGTGGTGCAGGAGCAGGCGACGCACGCCGTTCTCCTTCGCGGTCGCGAACAGCGCCTTCATCGACTCGGCGTCGAGGTGGCCGCCGGAGAGCATGATGTCTGCCTGACCGATCAGCTGCGTCACCCGCACGGTCTCCGCCGAGACGTTCCCGTCGGCGGCCCAGACCGTCTCCTCCTTCTCTTCCAGGTTCGACCCGGCGGTCGGGAACCCGTCGTCGTGGCTGTGCGCGCGGATGTGCTGGCCGGCCGAGACCGTCGGCCCCCACACGGCGCGACCGCCCATCTGGATGGCGACGGCGACGGCCGACGGGTTGATGCCGCCGACCTCCGAGTTGAGCGCGACCCCGCCGTATGCCGGGGTCGGCGCCTCCCTGAGGCGGTCGCCCATCGCGAGCAGGTCCATCACCGTGTTGTGGTGGTGCGACTTGATCAGGATGGCGCGCATGCCGATGCGTGCGGCGTCGTACGACGCCTCCACGTGATCGAGCCGGCGCGGGAACGGGCTCGGGCCGGAGTGGACATGCAGATCGACGGCTCCCTCGAGAACCTTCAGCAGCGCGGGGGACGGGGTGGGCGTGTCATCGGTGGCGAGCATCCGAGAACCTCCTTGTGTTCGGATCACGTACTTTTGGTTCAGAATACGGACGAAAGCGGCCCTTGTCCACTGGAAGTCTCGAAAAACGCTGCGCTCTAGCTCATCCGGAATGTTCATGATCCGAAATTATGGATTGCATTATGGACATTTACTTGCTTTACTGAACGCTGACAACGCTTCGACCCTCGACGAGGAGGTGAGTCATGATCGAGCAGACTGCAGCACACGGCGACGAGCCCCGGGCGATCGCCCTCCCCGATTCCGACAGGGGCGGCATCCAGTCGATCGAGCGCGCCGCGATGGTCCTGGACCTCTTCGACCAGCACACGCGGACGCTCTCCCCCGCCCTCGTCTCGGAGCGCCTCGGCCTCAACCGCACGACCGCGCACCGCTACCTGCTCTCGCTTCAGGCGTCCGGCTTCCTCAGCGCGTCGTACGGCCCCGGCCGCCTCATCGACCAGCTCTCCGGACTGGTGTCGAGCAGACAGCAGATCCTGTCACTGGCCCCGACGATGCTCCGACAGCTCTCCGACGCCACCGGCCTGACCGCTGTCCTCAGCTTCCTCGGCCGCTCCGGCGCGGTCGTCGCCCACGTCGAGGAGGCGAACGCCGGCACGATCGTGCTCACGGTCAGGGTCGGTGCGGCGCTCGAACTCAAAGCCGCCCAGACCAGAGTGCTCCTCGCCTTCCAGTCCGACCCGACCGTCGTCCCTCGCCTGCACGCGGGACTCGATGCAGAGGAGGCCAGGCGCGAGAACGCCGAACTGGCCCTCATCCGCCGCGACCGCATCGCCTGGGCCGATCTCGGCAGGGTCGGACTGGCGTCCGTGGCGGCGCCGGTGTTCGGCGACCACGACATCCAGGCGGCGATGGCCGTCCTGGGGACCACGACGATGCTCCCCGCCTCCGGCGAGTCTGCGGAGCGTGTGGCGATGCTCAGAGAAGCCGCCGAGCAACTCGGCGCGATGGTGAACGGATGACACGGATGACGACGACGACGAGGCCACGGCGGCCGCGCCCGGCTTGGCTGCTCCTGGTGCCGGCACTCGGCCTGCTGGCCGTGGTGCTCCTGGTGCCCCTCGGCCAGAGCCTGGTGCGCAGCTTCGGCGCGCCCCAATTCACACTGGACCACTACGCGAAACTGTTCACGGACGGGGTCACCCTCACGGTCCTCGGCCGGACGGCGGTCACAGCGGTGATCGTGACCATCGTCGCGTTCCTGCTCGGCTACCCGTACGCCTACCTGATGACCAGGGTGGGACCACGGCTGCGCGGCGTGATGCTGGTGATCGTGCTCATCCCGTTCTGGACGTCGGTGATGGCGCGCAACTACGCCTGGATCGTGCTGCTGCAGCGCGGCGGACCGGTGCAGAGCGTCTTCGAGTTCTTCGGAGCGGGCGACATCGCGTTCCAGGGCAGTGTCCTCGGCGTCACGATCGCGATGAGCCAGGTGCTGCTGCCCTTCATGGTGCTTCCGCTGTTCAGCTCGCTGGGCGCCATCGACCGCCGGCTGCTGCTGGCAGCGCGCGGCCTGGGATCGTCGCCACTCGTGGCGTTCTGGAAGGTCTACTGGCCGCTCTCCCGCGGCGGTGTCGTCTCCGGGCTCATCCTGGTGTTCACGCTGAGCCTCGGCTTCTACGTCACTCCCGCGCTGCTCGGGTCCCCGCAGCAGTCGCTGATCGCCCAACTGCTCGCCCAGCGGACCACGCAGTTGCTCGACTTCGCCGGAGCAGGTGCCCTCGGCATCCTCGTGCTGGTGATCACGCTCGCGCTGGTCGCCTGGGCCAACAGGTTCGGCGGCACCATCTCGGCGATCGGCGTCACCAGCACATCCCCAACGAAGGAGCAGCGATGACCGCACTGCAGGAGCACGCGGCCCCGAGCATCGACGACGACGCGGCAGCGCAGCGCCGCGGAGGGCGGACCCGGCGCCGCCGCGACCGCGGGACCGACCCGATCCCCTGGTGGCTGATCGTCATCGGTGCGGCCGTCGCCCTCTACTTCATCCTCCCGACGCTGGTGGTCATCCCGCTCAGCTTCAGCTCGGCGTCCGCGTTCGAATTCCCGCCCACGGACTTCTCCCTGCGCTGGTACGAGAAGTTCTTCACCGACCCGATCTGGCTCACCTCGCTCGGCAACTCCTTCCTCGTGGCCATCCTGGCCGCGCTGATCGCGACCGTGGTCGGCACGGCGGCTGCGGTCGGGCTCGACCGGCTGGCTGGAAGGTTCGCCGGCTTCCTGCGCACGCTGCTGATGATCTCGATGGTCACCCCGGCGATCGTCGTGGCCGTGGCCGTGTACATCTCCTTCCTCCAGTGGCACCTGGTCGGGAGCCTGCTCGGCTACGTGCTCGCCCACGCGGCGCTCGGAGTGCCGTTCGTGCTGGTGTCCGTGTCGACGGCGCTCGGGGGGTTCGACGCGAATCTGCTGCGCGCCTCCGCCTCTCTCGGGGCAGCGCCGTTCCGGTCGTTCCTCACCGTGACCATGCCGCTGATCAGCCGAGGCGTGCTCACCGGAGCCATCTTCGCGTTCGTCACCTCGTTCGACGAGGTCGTGATCGCCCTGTTCCTGCGCTCGCCCACGTTCCAGACGCTCCCTGTGCAGATGTACAACAGCGTCACGTTCGAGCTCGACCCCACCATTTCCGCCTCGTCGAGCCTCGTCGTCGTCGCGGTGACCATCATCTTCCTCGTGCCGCTCATCGTCGGCAGCCGCAAGAAGAAGACCCGTTAGGAGACCGCCTTGACCCTCTCGACCCAGGAAACCGCCGTTCGGTCGGCGGCAGCAACGACCGCCCGTCAGGGCACCCGGATCCGGCTGGCGGACGTGACGAAGCAGTACGGCAATGCCGCCCCGGCCGTCGACCGCATCTCGCTCACGATCGAGCCGGGCGAGTTCATGACCCTGCTCGGCCCCAGCGGCTCCGGCAAGACCACGACGCTCAACCTCATCGCCGGATTCGAGACGCTGACCTCCGGCACCATCGCACTGAACGGAACCGACGTCGGATCGTTGCCTCCGCACAAGCGCAACCTCGGGATGCTGTTTCAGAACTACGCGCTCTTCCCACATCTGACGGTGGCGCAGAACATCGCGTACCCGCTCCGGGAGCGCAAGGTCCCGAAGGCCGAGATCGCTCAGCGGGTCGCCGCCGTGCTGGAGCTCGTCCAGCTTCCCGGGCGCGACGGCGACTATCCGTCGCAGCTCTCCGGGGGACAGCAGCAGCGCGTCGCACTCGCCAGGGCGATCGTGTTCAACCCGGCTGCGCTGCTCCTCGACGAGCCGCTCGGCGCACTCGACCGCAACCTGCGCGGGGCGCTGCAGACCGAGATCCGGCGGATCCACCGCGAGGTCGGCTCCACTTTCGTCTTCGTGACGCACGACCAGGAGGAGGCTATGAACCTCTCCGACCGGATCGCGCTCTTCAACAGCGGGCAGATCGAGCAGGTCGGCTCTCCTGAGCAGCTCTACCGGCGGCCGGACACGCTGTTCACCGCCCGTTTCCTCGGCGACTCCAACGTCTTCGACCTGTCGGACGCATCCATCGGCGCACGCGTCGGCTGGGAGGGCGAATCCTGGGCGGTCGACCCGGCGACCGTCGCCGACCATCCCGGCGTGAACGCGCACGCGGCAGTGGTCGTGCGGCCGGAGGATGTGCGCATCACCCTCGATGCCGCCCAGGTTCCCGCCGGCAGCAACACCCTGCGCGCCACCGTCCGCGACCTGGAGTACATGGGCTCCTATCGCACCGCCATGCTCGAGCTCGGCCGAACGCGACAGCTCGGCCGGGCCCGCATCGACGCTCTCGACTCCACCGTGCTCCTCGGCGACGAGGTGACCGCCTGGTGGAAGCCGGAACGCCAGCGGATCGTCGCCGCCTGACCGCGGCGCACCGCACCACCCCCCTCCCGCACCGAACCCACCAGCACCACCCGACAAAGAAGGAAACGACAATGGTGTCCAGATCCAGGACCTTGCCCATCGGCGTCGCCGCACTCGCGGTCACCGCCCTGCTCTCCGGATGCGCAGGCGGCAGCGCCGGCGCCCCCAGCAGCACCAGCGCGAAGGCGGACGCGCCCGCGACGATCACGTACGTCGGCTACGGCGGCGCCGGCCAGGACGCACAGATCCAGGCCTGGCAGAAGCCGTATACCGCTGCGCACCCGAACATCACGTTCGTGAACACCTCGCCGCCCGACGTCGCCCAGGTGAAGGCGCAGGTCGACAGCGGCTCCGTGCAGTGGGACGTCGTGGCGACCGCGCCGTACGCCGCGCAACAGAACTGCGGCACGCTCTTCGAGAAGCTCGACCTGTCCAAGGTCGATCAGAGCCAGCTCGTCAAGGGCACCGTGGGCGACTGCTACATCGGCAACTGGATCAACGCCACACCGATCGCGTACCGCACGGACGCCTTCCCCAACGGCGGCCCGAAGACCGTCGCCGACTTCTTCAACAAGAAGCGGTTCCCCGGGCAGCGCGGCATCGTCACCAACCTGCAGAACGGCATCCTGGAGTACCCGCTGCTGGCGGACGGCGTGAAGCCGGACGACCTCTACCCGCTCGACGTCGACCGCGCGCTCGACAAGCTCAGCGAGATCCGCGACGTCACGACGTTCGCGCCCAACGTGGGAGCGCTGCAGCAGGCGGTCCAGTCCAAGCAGGTCGACATGTTCCTGCTGCCGGACTCCCGGCTGGTGCCCCTGCTCCAGAGCGGGATGAAGCTGACCATCGTCTGGGACGAGACCGTCGCTGCGCTCAACGCCTTCGCGATCCCCAAGGGAGCGCCGAACAAGAAGGCGGCGGTCGACTTCATCTCCAGCGTGGTCGAGCCGGAGCAGGTCGCGAAGATCTCCGAGCTGCTCGGCGTCGCCCCGGTGAACAAGGAGGCGAAGCCGAAACTCGACCAGTACACCAAGCAGGTCCAGGTCTACGGTCCAGTCAACAAGGGAGGCACTGTGCTCCAGGACGTCGACTGGTACGCGAAGAACTTCAACGAGACCTCCACCAAGCTGACCACCTGGCTCGCCGGGTGATCACCCGCCCCGCGCTCGGGTCTTTCCGCCCCGACGATGTCCACACCCTGAACTACGCTTCAGGCATGGCGAACATCGAAGGCAGTGGCGAAGCATCCGGATCCGACATCCAGGCGGTCGCCCGCGTCGGCCAGATCTGCTCCCTCTTCGGTCCGCACACGACCGATCTGACGGCAGCAGAAGTGGCTGAGCGGCTCGGCCTGAACCGCACCACGGCGTATCGATACTGCGCGTCGCTCGCTGCGGCAGGGATCCTCGAGCGCGGGGCGAGGCGCGGATCGTTCGCCCTCGGCGGGCTCATGCTCCAACTCGGGATCCACGCCCTCACCCGGCGCCGGGTGACCGAGATCGCGCCGCCGTACCTCGCCGAGCTGAGCGCCGCCGTCCGCATGACGGCGGTGCTCAGCCTCTGGGGAGCCCGCGGCCCGGTCGTCGCACTGGTCGAGGAAGACAGGAGCAGGACCGCCGTCGTCACCGTGCGGGCCGGCTCCCAGCTCGACGCGACGGCCGCCCAGACGCGGGTCTTCCTCGGCCACCTGGACGACGAGCGCGCCTTCGGCTGGGTGACGGAGGGGGCGACGTCCGCTGAACGGGCCGAGCTGGAAGCTGCCGTATACACAGCCAGGCGATCCGGATACTGCATCACCCCGCAGTCCGGCGGCGTCTTCTCCCTCGCGGCCCCTGTCTTCGACGAATACGGGATCGCCGCCACCGTCGGCCTCCTCGGCGCAGACCCGCAAGCCGACCTCACGGCCGGCTCGCCCATCATCACCGCACTCTTGAACACGACGGCGGCGCTCACCAACGAGCTCCGCCGCATCCCGGACGGACGACCACATGAGAATCCCGACCTATGACGAGCTCGCCACCGCGACTCCTCCCCGCTCGAGCTGGGGCGTCTTCGGCGCCGACGACCGGCTCGGCACCATCAACTTCCTGACCCCCGACCGCGTCGCAGACGCCGCGCGTCTCGTCCGCACCGGCCGCCGGTTCGGACTCGACCACCCGATCACCGCGTTCGAGCCGTATCCCACCGGCACCCGCCGGCCGCTCGAGCACCACATCTTCTCCAACAACGAATGGCACAGGGACGACTACGTCGACTCCTTCTATCTGCAGTCGTCGTCGCAGATCGACGCCCTGCGCCACATCGGGCATCCCGAGCACGGCTTTTACAACGGCTTCTCCTCCGCGGACAACACCGCCGGCTCGATCGAGCTCGGGGTGCACACCTGGGCGGACGCCGGCATCGTGGGCCGGGGCGTGCTGCTCGACCTGCCCCGCTACTTCACCGCGATCGGCGAGCCGTACGATCCGGCGTCGACCATCGTCGTGGATGCGGCGATGCTCGACGACATCGCCGCCAGGCAGAACGTGTCGTGGCACGGCGGCGACCTCCTGCTCCTGCGCACGGGCTGGGCAGAGCAATACCTCGCGAAGACGCCGGAGGAGCGGCTGCGGACCCCGTGGCGTCAGTCGCCCGGGCTCGCACAGCGCGAGGAGGTGCTGCGCTGGCTGTGGGACCACGAGATCGCCCTCGTGGCCGCCGACAACCTCGCGGTCGAGGCCGACCCCGTCCTGGACAGCGACTTCCGCACCCCCGGCGAGAAGCCACCGCCCCGCGGGGTCGACCACAGCGGGATGCTGCACCGCCCGCTGATCGCGCTCCTCGGCATGGCACTCGGCGAGCTGTGGAAGCTGGACGAGCTCGCCGCGGACTGCGCGGCGGACGGGGTCTACGAGTTCCTCCTCACCTGCA encodes the following:
- a CDS encoding ABC transporter permease, translating into MTTTTRPRRPRPAWLLLVPALGLLAVVLLVPLGQSLVRSFGAPQFTLDHYAKLFTDGVTLTVLGRTAVTAVIVTIVAFLLGYPYAYLMTRVGPRLRGVMLVIVLIPFWTSVMARNYAWIVLLQRGGPVQSVFEFFGAGDIAFQGSVLGVTIAMSQVLLPFMVLPLFSSLGAIDRRLLLAARGLGSSPLVAFWKVYWPLSRGGVVSGLILVFTLSLGFYVTPALLGSPQQSLIAQLLAQRTTQLLDFAGAGALGILVLVITLALVAWANRFGGTISAIGVTSTSPTKEQR
- a CDS encoding cyclase family protein, which codes for MRIPTYDELATATPPRSSWGVFGADDRLGTINFLTPDRVADAARLVRTGRRFGLDHPITAFEPYPTGTRRPLEHHIFSNNEWHRDDYVDSFYLQSSSQIDALRHIGHPEHGFYNGFSSADNTAGSIELGVHTWADAGIVGRGVLLDLPRYFTAIGEPYDPASTIVVDAAMLDDIAARQNVSWHGGDLLLLRTGWAEQYLAKTPEERLRTPWRQSPGLAQREEVLRWLWDHEIALVAADNLAVEADPVLDSDFRTPGEKPPPRGVDHSGMLHRPLIALLGMALGELWKLDELAADCAADGVYEFLLTCKPLNLLGGVGSPPNAMAIK
- a CDS encoding 3-keto-5-aminohexanoate cleavage protein, producing MKAAEKVIISTAVTGSVNVPSQSDHLPLSADQVVASALEAVAAGSAIIHLHARHPDGRPAWEAEVYEQIVPRILEQTDAVINITTGGSSAMSMQERLAGALRFAPELASLNMGSMNFVYSGIADKVTEWKHEWERQYVLNTYSQPFINSFDRIEYTLRELGEKLGTRFEYECYDIGHLYTLAYFADRGLVKPPFLIQGVFGILGGIGADHANLTHMVAIADKLFGDEYAFSAFAAGRAQLQFGTHSAWLGGHVRVGLEDSLWIGKGELATSNAQQVRKIRAVVEDLGRPIATPDDARRMLALKGADLVTL
- a CDS encoding extracellular solute-binding protein, producing MVSRSRTLPIGVAALAVTALLSGCAGGSAGAPSSTSAKADAPATITYVGYGGAGQDAQIQAWQKPYTAAHPNITFVNTSPPDVAQVKAQVDSGSVQWDVVATAPYAAQQNCGTLFEKLDLSKVDQSQLVKGTVGDCYIGNWINATPIAYRTDAFPNGGPKTVADFFNKKRFPGQRGIVTNLQNGILEYPLLADGVKPDDLYPLDVDRALDKLSEIRDVTTFAPNVGALQQAVQSKQVDMFLLPDSRLVPLLQSGMKLTIVWDETVAALNAFAIPKGAPNKKAAVDFISSVVEPEQVAKISELLGVAPVNKEAKPKLDQYTKQVQVYGPVNKGGTVLQDVDWYAKNFNETSTKLTTWLAG
- a CDS encoding DUF6282 family protein, coding for MLATDDTPTPSPALLKVLEGAVDLHVHSGPSPFPRRLDHVEASYDAARIGMRAILIKSHHHNTVMDLLAMGDRLREAPTPAYGGVALNSEVGGINPSAVAVAIQMGGRAVWGPTVSAGQHIRAHSHDDGFPTAGSNLEEKEETVWAADGNVSAETVRVTQLIGQADIMLSGGHLDAESMKALFATAKENGVRRLLLHHPDFIVNASDNDVEEMIGLGAFVEHELSMYHPGVPAPGFPISQLVDWIEKVGPEHTVIDSDLGQKGNPLPVDGYLYVVQQLLDHGVKEQDIRQMICRNTAFLLGLEASNR
- a CDS encoding helix-turn-helix domain-containing protein, encoding MIEQTAAHGDEPRAIALPDSDRGGIQSIERAAMVLDLFDQHTRTLSPALVSERLGLNRTTAHRYLLSLQASGFLSASYGPGRLIDQLSGLVSSRQQILSLAPTMLRQLSDATGLTAVLSFLGRSGAVVAHVEEANAGTIVLTVRVGAALELKAAQTRVLLAFQSDPTVVPRLHAGLDAEEARRENAELALIRRDRIAWADLGRVGLASVAAPVFGDHDIQAAMAVLGTTTMLPASGESAERVAMLREAAEQLGAMVNG
- a CDS encoding ABC transporter ATP-binding protein, with the translated sequence MTLSTQETAVRSAAATTARQGTRIRLADVTKQYGNAAPAVDRISLTIEPGEFMTLLGPSGSGKTTTLNLIAGFETLTSGTIALNGTDVGSLPPHKRNLGMLFQNYALFPHLTVAQNIAYPLRERKVPKAEIAQRVAAVLELVQLPGRDGDYPSQLSGGQQQRVALARAIVFNPAALLLDEPLGALDRNLRGALQTEIRRIHREVGSTFVFVTHDQEEAMNLSDRIALFNSGQIEQVGSPEQLYRRPDTLFTARFLGDSNVFDLSDASIGARVGWEGESWAVDPATVADHPGVNAHAAVVVRPEDVRITLDAAQVPAGSNTLRATVRDLEYMGSYRTAMLELGRTRQLGRARIDALDSTVLLGDEVTAWWKPERQRIVAA
- a CDS encoding helix-turn-helix domain-containing protein; this encodes MANIEGSGEASGSDIQAVARVGQICSLFGPHTTDLTAAEVAERLGLNRTTAYRYCASLAAAGILERGARRGSFALGGLMLQLGIHALTRRRVTEIAPPYLAELSAAVRMTAVLSLWGARGPVVALVEEDRSRTAVVTVRAGSQLDATAAQTRVFLGHLDDERAFGWVTEGATSAERAELEAAVYTARRSGYCITPQSGGVFSLAAPVFDEYGIAATVGLLGADPQADLTAGSPIITALLNTTAALTNELRRIPDGRPHENPDL
- a CDS encoding ABC transporter permease — encoded protein: MTALQEHAAPSIDDDAAAQRRGGRTRRRRDRGTDPIPWWLIVIGAAVALYFILPTLVVIPLSFSSASAFEFPPTDFSLRWYEKFFTDPIWLTSLGNSFLVAILAALIATVVGTAAAVGLDRLAGRFAGFLRTLLMISMVTPAIVVAVAVYISFLQWHLVGSLLGYVLAHAALGVPFVLVSVSTALGGFDANLLRASASLGAAPFRSFLTVTMPLISRGVLTGAIFAFVTSFDEVVIALFLRSPTFQTLPVQMYNSVTFELDPTISASSSLVVVAVTIIFLVPLIVGSRKKKTR